In a genomic window of Babylonia areolata isolate BAREFJ2019XMU chromosome 3, ASM4173473v1, whole genome shotgun sequence:
- the LOC143280655 gene encoding uncharacterized protein LOC143280655 translates to MTSYQPGGGGGRGRSGNGPPSRNQNQNQNRPLFSNTPLLNGKVTQLVPSFSSGEESRRISKATTNTRDSGFFATTTTTTTTTAKSPPARQRPPGSRLQPDSELTTSFDPSKDRHLWTMWRVAVTGRIMDGVRRKENLSAQSPRTPQPLLQQQQQRGGRQEQGEDWQRYQYGPALVKTPLDRFIRVENGANNTLATLMMHPRGEGGSQLQTEQFVFYGVPRVVLRKPRRTTHLPGNPDQHEHQ, encoded by the coding sequence ATGACGTCATACCAGCCCGGCGGAGGCGGGGGCCGGGGCAGAAGCGGAAACGGGCCGCCCTCccggaaccagaaccagaaccagaaccgtCCCCTCttctccaacacccccctcctcaaCGGGAAAGTAACGCAGCTGGTGCCCTCTTTCAGCTCAGGGGAGGAAAGTCGCCGGATCAGCAAAGCAACCACCAACACCAGAGACAGTGGATTCttcgccacaaccaccaccaccaccaccaccaccgccaagtCCCCCCCTGCCAGGCAACGTCCCCCCGGCAGCAGGCTCCAGCCGGACTCGGAGCTGACGACGTCTTTCGACCCGAGCAAGGACCGCCACCTGTGGACCATGTGGAGGGTGGCCGTCACCGGGCGGATCATGGACGGTGTTCGGAGGAAAGAAAACCTCTCTGCCCAGTCACCCAGGACACCACAACCActtctgcaacaacagcaacagcgaggGGGCCGCCAGGAACAAGGAGAAGACTGGCAACGCTACCAGTACGGTCCCGCGTTGGTGAAGACCCCGCTCGACCGCTTCATCCGGGTGGAGAACGGTGCCAACAACACTCTGGCCACCCTCATGATGCACCcgaggggtgaagggggtagcCAGCTTCAGACTGAGCAGTTCGTGTTTTACGGCGTGCCGCGCGTGGTGCTGCGGAAACCCAGACGCACCACGCACCTGCCCGGGAACCCGGATCAGCATGAACACCAATGA